Part of the candidate division KSB1 bacterium genome is shown below.
TTATTGAAAAGTCCTGTAGCCTATATCGGCGCTCTGGGCAGCAAAAAGACCCATGAAAAAAGAAAAAAGAGATTATTAGAAGCTGGCTTTTCGCTTGAAGAAATAGATCGAATATACGCGCCGGTTGGATTGGACATTCTCGCAAGAACACCGGAAGAGATTGCATTAAGCATTTTAGCGCAGATTGTTTCCGAAAAGCGAAAAGAGAAAAGCGATGCAGCGCGGGGCTCTTCAAAAATCTAGTAAGCTGCATTCCCGTAAATCTTGTTAACATGAAATATAACATCACAGCAATCATCCTTGCAGCCGGCAGTTCTACAAGATTTGGTGATAAGAACAAACTCCTCAAACCCTTCATGGACAGTTCAATATTTGGACACGTAGTGAAAACGATGACTAACTTACCTATTGCAGAAGTAATTTTGGTGACGGGTTACGAACATGAGAAAATAGCGGAAGCCATAAAACATTCTAATGTTCACATCATTCATAATAGCGAATTTCAAACAGGAATCGCCAGCTCTATCAAATGCGGGGTTTCGGCAGCTTCACAAAAAACCGAAGGCTATATGATCTGTCTGGGGGATATGCCATACATCACAATGGACTATATAAAAAACTTACTAGACACATTTATTAACTCACAAATACCTTCCATCATTGTTCCCACATTTCAATACAGAAAAGGGAATCCGGTTATCTTCTCTAAGAATTTCATTGATGATCTGTTAAAAATCGAAGGTGATAAAGGAGCAAGGGAAGTAATCGACAAACATCCTGATT
Proteins encoded:
- a CDS encoding nucleotidyltransferase family protein, producing MKYNITAIILAAGSSTRFGDKNKLLKPFMDSSIFGHVVKTMTNLPIAEVILVTGYEHEKIAEAIKHSNVHIIHNSEFQTGIASSIKCGVSAASQKTEGYMICLGDMPYITMDYIKNLLDTFINSQIPSIIVPTFQYRKGNPVIFSKNFIDDLLKIEGDKGAREVIDKHPDSIIEVQIRKETYFFDVDTLAD